A window from Manis javanica isolate MJ-LG chromosome 10, MJ_LKY, whole genome shotgun sequence encodes these proteins:
- the LOC140842999 gene encoding olfactory receptor 6C6-like, translated as MKNQSREIEFILLGLTDNAQLQIVIFIFLFLNYALSVMGNLSIILLTLLDPHLKTPMYFFLRNFSFLEVSLTTVCIPRFLITIVTKNKIISYNGCASQLFFYLLLGVTEFYLLAAMSFDRYVAICRPLHYPIIISSKVCYQLVLSSWTAGFLITFPPLVLGLKLDFCASKVIDHFICDTSPVLQISCTDTHFLELISFVSAAATLVVTFLLVILSYTCIIRTILDIPSAQKRAKAFSTCSSHMIVVSLTYGSCVFIYMKPSAKERVTVYKSVAVIYTSVAPLLNPFIYTIRNQQVKQAFKDALQKIFCFFFSRNEEKI; from the coding sequence ATGAAGAATCAGTCAAGAGAGATAGAATTCATTCTCTTGGGACTGACTGATAACGCACAACTGCAAAtcgtaatttttatatttctctttctaaacTATGCATTGAGTGTGATGGGGAACTTATCCATCATCCTTCTTACCTTGCTGGATCCCCACCTCAAAACtcctatgtattttttcctcCGAAATTTCTCCTTCCTGGAAGTTTCATTGACAACAGTGTGTATTCCCAGATTCCTGATAACCATCGTgactaaaaacaaaatcatttcctACAATGGTTGTGCATCTCAGTTATTCTTTTACCTCTTATTAGGAGTTACAGAATTTTACCTCCTGGCTGCCATGTCTTTTGACCGTTATGTAGCAATCTGCAGACCCCTGCATTACCCGATTATTATCAGCAGCAAAGTGTGCTACCAACTTGTACTCAGCTCATGGACAGCTGGCTTTCTGATTACCTTCCCACCATTAGTCTTGGGACTGAAACTGGACTTCTGCGCTTCCAAAGTCATTGATCATTTCATATGTGACACTTCCCCTGTGCTGCAGATTTCTTGCACAGACACTCATTTTCTAGAATTGATTTCATTTGTTTCAGCAGCTGCAACTCTCGTGGTCACATTTCTGTTAGTGATTCTTTCCTACACATGTATTATCAGGACGATTCTAGACATCCCCTCAGCTCAAAAGAGAGCAAAGGCTTTTTCTACATGTTCTTCTCATATGATTGTAGTCTCCCTTACTTACGGTAGCTGTGTCTTTATTTACATGAAGCCATCAGCAAAGGAAAGGGTGACTGTATATAAAAGTGTAGCTGTTATCTATACCTCCGTTGCCCCTTTATTAAACCCTTTTATTTACACTATAAGGAACCAGCAAGTGAAACAAGCCTTCAAGGATGCACTCcaaaagattttctgtttttttttttcaagaaatgaagagaaaatttaa